A stretch of Lactiplantibacillus brownii DNA encodes these proteins:
- the polA gene encoding DNA polymerase I, whose amino-acid sequence MAKKLLLIDGNSVAFRAFFALHNQLDRFVNADGLHTNAIYGFNTMLDHMIKAVEPTDMLVAFDAGKTTFRTAMFDNYKGGRAKTPSEFSEQMPYIEQLLDAYGIQHYKLKDYEADDIIGTLAGQADAAGYTTTVVTGDRDLTQLTTDHTTVAVTVKGVSEVERYTPAHVQEKLGITATQIIDMKGLTGDTSDNYPGVTKVGEKTALKLLKQYGSVEGVYENVADMKQSKMKEHLIEDHDLAVRAKVLATIKRDAPITVGLADLAYAGPNIDQLAEFYQTMDFQSFLKKLKVNNAEPVAPIDYTVLTKENLPELAQFKTAVEFYLEMPTANYHTSAFAGFAIGHAGKWYISRDVELLLQPAVAEMLASDTIKKNVFDMKRTIVGLNRLGLSLGTVDFDLLLVSYLLDTNDNSNDLGNLAEQHGYTELPTDEEVYGKGVKRAIPDDDKLFFSHLARKLAAIAALHAELMQKLDENEQTPLYDDIEKPMARVLAQMEIAGITVDSGTLQAMGSQFKERLSEIEQKIYQEAGQEFNINSPKQLGKILFEDMKLPVIKKTKTGYSTAVDVLEKLAPEAPIVANILQYRQISKIQSTYVVGLLDAIHSSDQKVHTRYLQTLTQTGRLSSVDPNLQNIPVRLEEGRKIRQAFVPSHAGWQIFSSDYSQIELRVLAHITHDANLQAAFKEGDDIHAATAMRIFNLKSPEEVTPNIRRQAKAVNFGIVYGISDYGLSQNIGITRKQAKAFIDAYFKEYPGVKQYMTDIVKQAHEQGYVETISHRRRYLPDIHAKSFNQRSFAERTAMNTPIQGSAADIIKIAMIKMQAKLKAAGLKATMLLQVHDELIFEAPKEEISTLEKLVPSVMDSAVKLEVPLKVESHFGDTWYDAK is encoded by the coding sequence ATGGCAAAAAAATTATTATTGATTGATGGCAATAGCGTCGCGTTTCGAGCGTTTTTCGCGTTGCACAATCAACTCGACCGCTTTGTGAACGCTGACGGATTGCACACGAATGCAATCTATGGCTTCAACACGATGCTCGATCACATGATCAAAGCTGTCGAACCCACCGATATGTTGGTGGCGTTTGATGCCGGTAAAACGACTTTCCGGACTGCCATGTTTGATAACTATAAGGGTGGCCGAGCCAAGACGCCGAGCGAATTTTCTGAACAAATGCCTTATATTGAACAACTTTTAGATGCTTACGGCATTCAACATTATAAATTAAAAGATTATGAAGCCGATGATATTATCGGAACGTTGGCGGGACAAGCCGATGCTGCTGGTTATACGACCACGGTAGTGACTGGTGACCGAGATTTGACTCAGTTGACGACTGACCACACCACGGTCGCAGTGACCGTCAAGGGTGTCTCCGAAGTGGAACGTTACACGCCGGCCCATGTTCAAGAAAAACTAGGGATTACGGCTACTCAGATTATTGATATGAAGGGTCTCACTGGAGATACTTCGGATAATTATCCAGGGGTGACCAAAGTCGGTGAAAAAACCGCGCTGAAACTGTTGAAGCAATACGGCTCAGTCGAAGGCGTTTACGAAAATGTTGCGGATATGAAGCAAAGCAAGATGAAGGAACATTTGATTGAAGACCACGACTTAGCGGTACGAGCGAAGGTCTTGGCGACGATCAAACGTGATGCGCCAATCACCGTTGGTTTAGCTGATTTAGCTTACGCGGGCCCCAATATTGACCAACTGGCAGAATTCTATCAAACGATGGATTTTCAATCTTTCTTGAAGAAATTAAAGGTGAACAATGCTGAACCCGTGGCACCAATTGATTACACCGTATTGACCAAGGAAAACCTGCCCGAATTGGCGCAATTTAAGACGGCGGTTGAATTCTATTTGGAAATGCCAACGGCAAATTATCATACTTCAGCATTTGCTGGTTTTGCGATCGGTCATGCCGGCAAATGGTATATCAGTCGTGACGTGGAATTATTGTTACAACCGGCTGTGGCCGAGATGTTGGCCAGCGATACGATCAAGAAGAACGTATTTGACATGAAACGGACCATCGTTGGCTTGAACCGGTTAGGCTTGAGTCTAGGAACCGTTGATTTTGACCTCTTACTCGTTTCCTATCTACTGGATACCAACGACAACAGCAATGATCTCGGTAACCTAGCGGAACAACATGGCTATACTGAATTGCCAACTGATGAAGAAGTGTATGGTAAAGGTGTCAAACGGGCCATCCCAGATGATGACAAGCTTTTCTTCAGTCATCTGGCACGAAAACTTGCGGCGATTGCGGCTTTACATGCCGAATTAATGCAGAAACTTGATGAAAATGAACAAACGCCGTTATACGATGATATTGAAAAACCAATGGCCCGCGTTTTGGCACAAATGGAAATCGCTGGCATCACCGTTGACAGTGGCACTTTACAAGCCATGGGGAGTCAATTTAAAGAACGGCTGAGCGAAATCGAACAAAAGATCTATCAGGAGGCCGGGCAAGAGTTTAATATCAATTCACCTAAGCAACTAGGTAAAATCTTGTTTGAAGATATGAAGTTGCCAGTGATTAAAAAGACTAAAACAGGTTATTCGACCGCGGTTGATGTACTCGAAAAATTAGCACCGGAAGCCCCAATCGTGGCTAACATTTTACAATATCGGCAAATTTCTAAGATTCAATCCACTTATGTGGTGGGGTTATTGGACGCGATTCACTCATCTGATCAAAAAGTCCATACCCGTTATTTACAAACTTTAACGCAAACCGGGCGTTTATCGTCCGTTGATCCGAATTTGCAAAATATTCCAGTCCGGTTAGAAGAAGGGCGTAAGATTCGGCAAGCCTTTGTGCCTAGTCATGCGGGTTGGCAAATCTTTTCATCTGATTATTCGCAAATTGAATTGCGAGTGCTAGCACATATTACCCATGATGCCAACTTGCAAGCTGCCTTTAAAGAAGGCGATGACATTCATGCTGCGACGGCCATGCGGATCTTCAATTTGAAGTCGCCTGAAGAGGTTACGCCGAATATTCGACGCCAAGCCAAAGCGGTCAATTTTGGTATCGTCTATGGGATCAGTGATTATGGGTTGTCACAAAATATTGGCATTACGCGTAAACAAGCCAAAGCGTTTATTGACGCTTACTTCAAGGAATACCCAGGTGTGAAGCAATATATGACCGATATTGTCAAACAAGCTCATGAACAGGGCTATGTTGAAACGATTTCTCATCGGCGGCGTTATTTACCAGATATTCATGCCAAGAGCTTTAATCAGCGGTCATTTGCTGAAAGAACGGCGATGAATACACCGATTCAAGGCAGTGCGGCGGATATCATCAAAATTGCGATGATCAAGATGCAGGCTAAGCTCAAAGCAGCGGGATTAAAAGCGACAATGTTACTCCAAGTCCATGATGAATTGATTTTTGAAGCGCCTAAAGAAGAGATTTCAACGCTAGAAAAATTAGTGCCATCAGTGATGGATTCTGCGGTGAAGTTGGAAGTCCCATTAAAGGTCGAAAGCCATTTTGGTGATACATGGTATGATGCAAAATAA
- the thrS gene encoding threonine--tRNA ligase, producing MASINVKFPDGAEKQFDAGVTTEAIAKSISPSLAKRSVAGKFNDQVVDYRQPLTTDGNIEIIAADSDEGMAVLRQTAAQVLANAVKQLFPKVQFGSGEGNANGFFFDTDNPDAEGKQISEDDLEAISLKMQAIVKKDLPIVREVLSKDAALALVGDDPYQKDLVNDRAAANDGQVVVYKQGDFVDLSDGAQLASTGKVKIFKLLSVAGAYWQGKSSNPMLQRIYGTAFLKQKDLDEDLKKRQEARERDHRVIGNELDLFFVDPKVGNGLPYWMPNGATIRRQIERYIVDKEVANGYQHVYTPVLANLDVYKQSGHWDHYREDMFPPMDMGDGEQLELRPMNCPSHIQIYNHHIRSYRELPLRIAELGMMHRYEKSGALTGLSRVREMTLNDGHTFVALDQIEAEFKNILSLMVEVYKDFDISDYRFRLSYRDPANKAKYFDDDAMWEQSQKMLKSAMDDMGLDYFEAEGEAAFYGPKLDVQTKTALGGEETLSTIQLDFLLPERFDLKYVGSDGEEHRPVMIHRGLVSTMERFVAYLTEIYKGAFPTWLAPKQVTIIPVNKGAHGAYAETVRRRLAAENIRVSIDDRNEKMGYKIRESQTKKIPYLLVVGDQEVANGSVSVRKYGEERTESEGVDMFIGAITQEVKNYSRGASK from the coding sequence ATGGCAAGTATTAATGTAAAGTTCCCTGATGGCGCTGAAAAGCAATTTGATGCTGGCGTTACCACGGAAGCAATTGCAAAATCAATTAGTCCCTCATTGGCTAAACGGTCAGTGGCTGGGAAGTTCAACGATCAAGTCGTTGATTATCGTCAACCCTTAACGACTGATGGTAACATCGAAATCATCGCTGCTGACAGTGATGAAGGGATGGCAGTCTTACGTCAGACAGCTGCCCAAGTTTTGGCCAATGCGGTTAAACAACTTTTCCCTAAGGTTCAATTTGGGAGTGGTGAAGGTAATGCCAATGGCTTCTTCTTCGATACCGACAATCCGGATGCTGAAGGCAAGCAAATCAGTGAAGATGACCTTGAAGCCATCAGCTTGAAGATGCAAGCCATCGTCAAGAAAGATTTGCCAATCGTGCGCGAAGTCTTGTCAAAAGACGCTGCTTTAGCTTTAGTTGGCGATGATCCTTACCAAAAAGACTTAGTTAATGACCGGGCTGCTGCAAATGATGGCCAAGTGGTTGTTTATAAGCAAGGCGATTTTGTTGATTTATCAGATGGCGCGCAATTAGCCTCAACTGGTAAAGTTAAGATTTTCAAACTTTTGTCAGTTGCCGGTGCTTATTGGCAAGGCAAGTCTAGCAATCCAATGTTACAACGGATTTACGGGACGGCTTTCTTAAAGCAAAAAGACTTAGATGAAGATTTGAAGAAGCGCCAAGAAGCTCGTGAACGTGATCACCGGGTCATTGGGAATGAACTTGATTTATTCTTCGTTGATCCTAAAGTCGGTAATGGTTTACCATACTGGATGCCAAATGGTGCGACGATTCGTCGTCAAATCGAACGTTATATCGTGGACAAGGAAGTTGCCAACGGTTATCAACACGTTTATACCCCAGTTTTAGCTAACTTGGATGTTTACAAACAATCTGGTCACTGGGATCACTATCGTGAAGACATGTTCCCACCAATGGACATGGGCGATGGCGAACAATTGGAATTACGTCCAATGAACTGCCCATCACATATCCAGATTTACAACCATCACATTCGCTCATATCGTGAATTACCATTGCGGATTGCTGAACTTGGCATGATGCATCGTTATGAAAAATCTGGTGCATTGACTGGTTTATCACGGGTTCGTGAAATGACCTTGAATGATGGGCACACTTTTGTGGCCTTGGACCAAATTGAAGCAGAATTCAAGAACATCTTGTCCTTGATGGTTGAAGTTTACAAAGACTTTGATATTTCTGATTACCGGTTCCGCTTGAGTTATCGTGACCCAGCTAACAAAGCTAAGTATTTCGATGACGATGCTATGTGGGAACAAAGCCAAAAGATGTTGAAGTCCGCTATGGATGACATGGGCTTGGATTACTTCGAAGCTGAAGGGGAAGCCGCTTTCTACGGTCCTAAATTGGATGTTCAAACGAAGACCGCGCTTGGTGGTGAAGAAACCTTGTCAACGATCCAATTGGACTTCTTATTGCCAGAACGCTTTGACCTGAAGTACGTTGGTTCTGATGGTGAAGAACATCGCCCAGTCATGATTCACCGTGGCTTAGTTTCAACGATGGAACGTTTCGTGGCTTACTTGACTGAAATCTACAAGGGCGCTTTCCCAACTTGGTTAGCACCAAAACAAGTAACGATTATTCCAGTTAACAAGGGTGCTCATGGGGCCTATGCTGAAACCGTTCGTCGGCGTTTAGCTGCTGAAAACATCCGGGTCAGCATCGATGATCGTAACGAAAAGATGGGCTATAAGATTCGTGAATCACAAACGAAGAAGATTCCATATTTGCTCGTTGTCGGTGATCAAGAAGTGGCTAATGGTTCCGTTTCTGTCCGTAAATATGGTGAGGAACGAACTGAATCCGAAGGCGTTGATATGTTTATTGGCGCTATTACGCAAGAAGTTAAGAACTATAGCCGTGGCGCCAGCAAATAA
- the coaE gene encoding dephospho-CoA kinase (Dephospho-CoA kinase (CoaE) performs the final step in coenzyme A biosynthesis.), whose translation MTQIIGLTGGIATGKSTVSAMLAEAGLPIVDADKIAWQVEGAGQPTTQKIAAAFGSQTLLADGQLNRRWLGQQVFNDASKLALLTEITRGPIQRAMLTAIVAAGKSQPAAVILDVPLLFEGGWQHICDQVVVVAAPAPVVLSRLMARNQLSAEAARARIASQMPLAEKVQRADVVIDNGENVDKTRTAVLKWLKTIIK comes from the coding sequence ATGACGCAAATTATTGGACTGACTGGCGGCATCGCCACGGGCAAATCAACGGTTTCTGCGATGTTGGCCGAAGCCGGCTTGCCCATTGTCGATGCCGATAAAATTGCCTGGCAAGTCGAAGGAGCAGGTCAGCCGACAACACAAAAAATTGCGGCAGCTTTTGGCTCGCAAACGCTGCTTGCAGATGGTCAGTTAAATCGGCGTTGGCTAGGGCAGCAAGTTTTTAATGATGCCAGTAAGTTGGCATTGTTGACGGAGATCACTCGCGGCCCGATTCAACGGGCGATGTTAACCGCTATTGTGGCGGCTGGAAAGTCACAGCCGGCTGCGGTGATCTTAGATGTGCCACTATTATTTGAAGGCGGTTGGCAGCATATTTGTGATCAAGTTGTCGTGGTAGCCGCACCGGCGCCCGTAGTTTTGTCCCGGTTGATGGCGCGTAATCAACTGTCAGCTGAAGCGGCACGTGCACGGATAGCGAGTCAAATGCCACTGGCTGAAAAGGTTCAACGGGCGGATGTGGTCATTGATAATGGAGAAAACGTTGATAAAACAAGAACCGCCGTGTTAAAATGGCTGAAAACGATTATAAAGTAA
- a CDS encoding replication initiation and membrane attachment family protein, which translates to MPKNEPSLTPKTGLVVPAAPALSATEQAVLAELYLPLIGPLAYSLAAALRSLQTPSTDLTHRRSHAELLGILNVDLPTVVAARQKLEATGLLRSYYRQDDLGEVYLYVLQRPLPATQFFGDDLLSVLLLDTVGELRYQQLADQFTPTVVDIQGATDVSANLLDVFHIDSQKVTHVPTEIQTVRAKQATATEMTPAMPDLTDEVFDWQVLGQILKQNYVDLEQVAQSRQLIMTESRVYGISEVEMAKLISEVASLTTGQFDESQLKLLIARRYERPTNSTTTQLEARSAATAAADTTPAVKLSTAEQQLVAYAKQTSPYDFLNELKQEKHGFVTSGENRLIHDLVNRGVLPNAVINMVVYYLLQNRELAALNKNLLETVANDWQQHDIMTPEAALAYLRERQQPKQPRQRATRARNGRTPRKEIVPKWAQKSADGTVKSTSNQITAAQRKQLAARLAKLDSDSEKGD; encoded by the coding sequence ATGCCTAAAAATGAGCCAAGCTTGACACCTAAAACGGGGTTAGTTGTCCCCGCGGCGCCGGCGTTAAGTGCCACTGAGCAGGCCGTGTTAGCGGAGCTCTATTTACCACTAATTGGACCGCTGGCCTATAGTTTGGCAGCGGCCCTACGCAGTTTGCAGACGCCGTCGACTGATTTAACTCATCGACGTAGCCATGCGGAATTGCTTGGAATTTTGAATGTTGATCTGCCAACCGTAGTGGCGGCACGGCAAAAGCTTGAAGCGACCGGATTGCTACGGAGCTACTATCGCCAAGATGATCTAGGCGAAGTTTATTTGTACGTTTTACAGCGACCCTTGCCAGCAACGCAATTTTTTGGAGACGACTTGTTGAGTGTGCTGCTACTGGATACGGTCGGTGAGTTACGCTATCAGCAATTGGCCGATCAGTTTACGCCAACGGTGGTCGACATACAAGGTGCCACGGATGTTTCGGCGAACTTGCTGGATGTCTTTCATATTGATAGTCAGAAGGTCACGCATGTTCCGACCGAGATTCAAACTGTGCGGGCCAAACAAGCGACCGCAACTGAAATGACACCAGCGATGCCTGATCTGACCGATGAAGTCTTTGACTGGCAAGTACTTGGTCAAATTCTCAAACAGAACTATGTTGACTTAGAACAAGTCGCTCAGTCTCGACAGTTGATCATGACAGAAAGCCGTGTCTATGGGATTAGTGAAGTTGAAATGGCCAAATTAATCAGTGAGGTGGCCAGTTTAACCACTGGTCAGTTCGATGAAAGCCAATTAAAGTTGTTGATCGCGCGTCGATATGAGCGTCCAACGAATTCGACAACCACTCAATTGGAGGCTCGTTCAGCGGCCACGGCGGCTGCCGACACCACGCCAGCCGTAAAATTATCGACGGCTGAGCAGCAGCTGGTGGCGTATGCCAAACAAACTTCACCATATGATTTTCTTAATGAACTAAAACAAGAAAAGCATGGTTTCGTCACAAGCGGTGAAAATCGTTTGATTCACGATTTGGTCAATCGTGGTGTCTTACCAAATGCTGTTATTAATATGGTGGTCTATTATTTGTTACAAAATCGTGAGTTAGCCGCCTTAAATAAGAATTTATTAGAGACGGTCGCAAATGATTGGCAGCAACATGATATTATGACACCAGAAGCGGCGCTGGCTTATTTGCGTGAGCGTCAGCAACCGAAACAGCCGCGTCAACGGGCAACCCGAGCGCGTAATGGCCGAACGCCACGTAAGGAAATTGTGCCAAAGTGGGCTCAAAAGTCCGCTGATGGGACCGTCAAGTCAACTAGTAATCAAATCACGGCAGCCCAACGAAAACAATTAGCCGCACGGTTGGCTAAACTAGATTCAGATTCTGAGAAGGGGGACTAA
- the dnaI gene encoding primosomal protein DnaI, whose translation MENISETLKILMNKRNLNHQYQELMTEVFQDSDVRQFLAAHQKELSSDAMERSATKLYEFCQEKRKIARHEPTQVPGYQPELVMSNHLIDIAYQPTLQHQEAQVARELKQRVRSISMPKNIEHADLKAYDQDGDRAGALMSALDFIDAYTQAPKRFHRGLYLYGSFGVGKTFLLGAMANALAAKGFQTTLIHFPSFAVEMKRSISNNTSGDKVDAIKRAPILMIDDIGADASSTWIRDDVLGVILEFRMQEELPTCFSSNFSMQELQDGYLTISQKGDEEPIKAQRIMQRVRYLSTEIEMIGRNRRLNPTD comes from the coding sequence ATGGAGAATATTTCGGAAACTTTAAAGATTTTGATGAATAAACGTAATTTAAATCATCAGTATCAAGAACTCATGACTGAGGTATTTCAAGATTCGGATGTTCGTCAGTTTTTAGCGGCTCATCAAAAGGAACTCTCTAGTGATGCGATGGAACGTAGCGCGACTAAACTGTATGAATTTTGTCAGGAAAAGCGCAAGATTGCGCGCCATGAGCCAACACAGGTGCCTGGCTATCAACCCGAACTCGTGATGAGTAATCATTTAATTGATATTGCCTATCAGCCAACGCTTCAGCATCAAGAAGCGCAGGTCGCTCGGGAGTTGAAGCAGCGGGTTCGTTCGATTAGTATGCCTAAGAATATTGAGCATGCAGATCTGAAAGCTTATGATCAAGACGGTGATCGCGCGGGTGCGTTGATGTCGGCATTAGATTTTATCGATGCCTACACGCAAGCACCAAAACGGTTTCATCGAGGCTTATATTTGTATGGCTCTTTTGGCGTCGGTAAGACGTTCTTGTTAGGGGCTATGGCTAATGCGTTAGCGGCCAAAGGTTTTCAAACGACCTTGATCCATTTTCCAAGCTTTGCGGTTGAAATGAAACGTTCTATCAGTAACAATACTTCTGGTGATAAAGTGGATGCCATTAAACGTGCGCCGATTCTAATGATCGATGATATCGGGGCAGATGCGTCGTCCACTTGGATTCGCGATGATGTACTCGGTGTTATTTTGGAATTTCGGATGCAAGAAGAGTTGCCAACTTGTTTTTCTTCTAATTTTTCGATGCAAGAATTGCAGGACGGTTATCTAACCATCTCTCAAAAGGGCGATGAGGAACCGATCAAAGCTCAGCGAATCATGCAACGCGTCCGGTATTTGTCTACTGAAATTGAAATGATTGGTCGTAATCGGCGCTTGAATCCGACCGATTAA
- the mutM gene encoding bifunctional DNA-formamidopyrimidine glycosylase/DNA-(apurinic or apyrimidinic site) lyase, translating into MPELPEVETVRRGLNRLVKGATIASIEVNWPKIINNDVERFKQRLAGHTIEKVDRRGKYLLFRFSQGLTMVSHLRMEGNYSVMPQNEGQTTHTHVVFHLTDGRDLLYNDTRKFGRMTLVPTGEELTVAGLKTIGPEPVASDLTVAYLTEIFKRSKKMIKPLLLDQSKIAGIGNIYADETLWMSKIHPMRPANSLTDDEIVSLRQAIIDEMALAIKGHGTTVHSFSTAFGEAGQFQNHLHVYGREGEPCERCGTLIVKIKVAQRGTHFCPHEQQL; encoded by the coding sequence ATGCCAGAATTACCTGAAGTTGAAACGGTTCGACGTGGGTTGAATCGGTTAGTTAAGGGCGCCACAATTGCGAGTATCGAGGTCAATTGGCCCAAAATTATTAATAATGATGTTGAGCGTTTTAAGCAGCGTCTAGCCGGACACACGATTGAAAAAGTTGATCGGCGCGGAAAATATTTACTGTTCCGATTTAGCCAAGGACTCACGATGGTGTCACATTTACGGATGGAAGGCAATTACAGTGTTATGCCGCAAAATGAAGGCCAAACGACTCATACGCACGTGGTGTTTCATCTCACGGATGGTCGTGACTTGTTGTACAATGACACGCGCAAATTTGGTCGCATGACCCTCGTTCCCACCGGTGAAGAGTTGACGGTTGCTGGTTTGAAAACTATTGGTCCAGAACCCGTGGCAAGTGACCTGACTGTGGCGTATCTGACTGAGATCTTTAAGCGCTCAAAAAAGATGATCAAACCACTATTGCTAGATCAGAGTAAGATCGCTGGCATTGGGAATATTTACGCGGATGAAACCCTTTGGATGAGTAAGATTCATCCAATGCGACCGGCTAATTCATTAACTGATGACGAAATTGTTTCGTTACGGCAAGCAATCATTGATGAAATGGCACTGGCAATCAAAGGCCATGGGACAACGGTACATTCCTTTTCAACAGCCTTTGGCGAGGCAGGGCAATTTCAAAATCATCTCCATGTTTATGGTCGTGAAGGCGAACCGTGTGAACGTTGCGGGACATTGATTGTAAAAATCAAAGTTGCACAACGTGGGACCCATTTTTGTCCGCATGAACAGCAATTGTAG
- the nrdR gene encoding transcriptional regulator NrdR, protein MQCPHCHHNGSRVVDSRPTDDGRVIRRRRECENCGFRFTTFERVEATPLLVIKKNGAREEFNREKILRGIIRSAEKRPVSMETMTGVVDDVENKVRSLGENEISSQVIGEYVMEQLADIDEISYIRFASVYRQFKDMHVFLNELQDMMERDKVKLAKQPTKTAHRVSKTKKDN, encoded by the coding sequence ATGCAATGTCCACATTGTCATCATAATGGCTCGCGAGTAGTTGATAGTCGACCCACTGATGATGGTCGCGTTATTCGTCGCCGGCGTGAATGCGAGAACTGCGGTTTTCGATTCACAACTTTTGAACGAGTCGAAGCGACACCATTGTTAGTGATCAAAAAGAATGGCGCCCGTGAAGAATTTAACCGTGAAAAGATTTTACGGGGAATTATCCGTTCGGCTGAAAAACGACCAGTCAGCATGGAAACGATGACGGGTGTCGTGGATGACGTCGAGAATAAAGTTCGTTCTTTGGGTGAAAATGAGATCTCCAGTCAGGTGATTGGGGAATATGTCATGGAACAACTTGCAGATATCGATGAAATTTCCTACATCCGTTTTGCCAGTGTTTATCGGCAATTTAAGGATATGCACGTCTTCTTAAATGAACTCCAAGATATGATGGAACGTGATAAAGTCAAGTTGGCCAAACAACCGACTAAAACGGCCCATCGTGTGTCTAAAACGAAAAAAGATAATTAA